From the Lolium rigidum isolate FL_2022 chromosome 2, APGP_CSIRO_Lrig_0.1, whole genome shotgun sequence genome, one window contains:
- the LOC124691748 gene encoding probable beta-1,3-galactosyltransferase 2, which produces MNWKKGGDGGVSRRWAVLLCLGSFCLGLLFTNRMWTLPEATEIARPNQNDEEGNNVAAGDCGSKKVQELQSYKDVLQVQDAHQDVQTLDKTIASLETELSAARTLQESLLNGSPVAEEFKVSESIVKRKYRMVIGINTAFSSRKRRDSIRYTWMPRGEQRKKLEEEKGIIIRFVIGHSAISGGIIDRAIEAEDRKHGDFMKIDHVEGYLALSGKTKTYFSTAVSLWDADFYVKVDDDVHVNIATLGQILSKHAWKPRVYIGCMKSGPVLSEKGVRYYEPEHWKFGEPGNKYFRHATGQLYAISKDLATYISINKHVLHQYINEDVSLGSWFLGLDAEHIDERRLCCGTPPDCEWKAQAGNICAASFDWKCSGICNSEGRIWEVHNKCAEGDKALWNSTF; this is translated from the exons aTGAACTGGAAAAAAGGAGGGGATGGAGGCGTGTCCAGGCGCTGGGCCGTGCTGCTCTGCCTCGGGAGCTTCTGCCTCGGCCTGCTCTTCACCAACAG AATGTGGACACTGCCTGAGGCAACTGAGATTGCGCGGCCGAATCAAAACGACGAGGAAGGTAACAACGTAGCTGCTGGAGATTGTGGTTCTAAAAAG GTCCAAGAACTGCAAAGCTACAAAGACGTGTTACAAGTTCAAGATGCTCATCAAGATGTACA GACACTAGATAAGACAATAGCGAGCTTAGAGACAGAACTCTCGGCTGCAAGGACCCTGCAAGAATCCTTGCTAAATGGTTCCCCCGTTGCAGAAGAGTTCAAAGTTTCCGAGTCGATCGTGAAGAGAAAGTACCGCATGGTGATTGGAATCAATACCGCCTTTAGCAGTCGCAAGAGGAGAGACTCCATACGTTACACCTGGATGCCTCGAG GTGAACAGAGGAAAAAGCTTGAAGAAGAGAAGGGAATCATTATTCGTTTTGTCATAGGCCACAG CGCTATATCAGGTGGAATTATCGATAGAGCAATTGAAGCAGAGGACAGAAAACATGGGGATTTCATGAAAATA GACCATGTTGAGGGATACCTTGCACTATCTGGCAAAACCAAGACATACTTTTCTACAGCTGTTTCGTTATGGGATGCAGATTTTTATGTGAAAGTTGACGATGATGTGCATGTTAACATAG CAACGCTTGGACAGATTTTGTCCAAACATGCTTGGAAGCCTAGAGTATATATTGGGTGCATGAAATCTGGACCTGTCCTATCTGAAAA GGGCGTGAGATACTATGAGCCTGAGCACTGGAAATTTGGTGAACCAGGCAATAAGTATTTTCGACATGCTACTGGTCAATTGTACGCTATTTCCAAAGATCTAGCGACCTACATATCTATAAACAA GCATGTCCTGCACCAGTATATAAACGAGGATGTTTCACTAGGATCTTGGTTCCTCGGGTTAGATGCGGAGCACATTGATGAACGGAGACTTTGTTGTGGtactcctcctg ATTGCGAATGGAAAGCTCAGGCGGGGAACATCTGCGCCGCATCTTTCGATTGGAAATGCAGCGGCATATGCAATTCTGAAGGGAGGATCTGGGAGGTGCACAACAAGTGCGCTGAAGGAGACAAGGCGCTGTGGAATTCCACTTTCTAG